The nucleotide window GGCCCGCCCGACGCGGCGCCCGGGGAACCGGCCGCACCGCGCCGGCCCCGGTGGGGCGTGCTGGCCCTGGCCGGGCTGATCGGCCTCGGCATGGTGCGCCAGGGGCTGTCCGGTGAGGCGGACGGGCCGCCGCAGCCGGCGGACGGCAGCGCGCTCTTCCCCGGCGACCTCCCGCCCACCGGCCCGGCGCCGCGGCCGCTGCCCCGTTCCGCGCCCTCCCGGGTGGCGATTCCCTCGCTCGGGGTGTCGGCACCGCTGATGCCGCTGGGTCTGGACGGGCAGGGCTGGATCGAGGCGCCGCCGGCCGGGGAGCCCCGGCTGGCGGGCTGGTACGCGGGCGCCCCGGCCCCGGGGGAGAACGGCACCGCAGTCCTGGTGGGGCATGTCGACAGCGCCGGCGGACCCGCGGTGTTCTACGGGCTGGGCGCCCTGGAGAAGGGCCGGACGATCCGGGTGACCCGCAAGGACGGCCGGACCGCGGTCTTCGAGGTCTACGGGATCCAGGTCTTCGACAAGCGGAAGTTCCCCGCCCGGAAGGTCTACGGCACCACCGGGCGGCCCGAGCTGCGCGTGCTGACCTGCGGCGGCACCTATGCGGCGGGCTCCGGCTACGCGGGCAACGTGGTGGTCTTCGCCCGGATGACGGGGACCGCGTAGGCGGGCGGCAGCCAGGGGCCGGCGGGCGCAGCTCTCATGATGCGGACGCGCTCCCGCCCGCCCGGGCAGGCACTTCCCGTCCCCTCCCCCGGCCCGTGGTCGGGCCCGGTCCCGGTGTGATGTGCTGACCGCATGAGCATCTCGGTCACCACCTGGTACCTCGAGCAGACCTCACGCGCCGATCTGGCCTCCGTGGAGGGGCCGCCGCCCGAGCAGGGCGTCCGGATCGTCCGCTCCGAGGTGCCGTCGCCGGAGTTCAGCCGCTTCCTCTATACGGCGGTCGGCGGGGACATCAGCTGGACGGACCGGCTGAGCTGGCCGTACGCCCGCTGGGCGGAGTACGTCGGGCGCCCGGGCAGGGAGACCTGGGTGGCGTACGAGCGCGGCACCCCCGCCGGGTTCATCGAGCT belongs to Streptomyces sp. NBC_01454 and includes:
- a CDS encoding class F sortase, which codes for MSPAGPPDAAPGEPAAPRRPRWGVLALAGLIGLGMVRQGLSGEADGPPQPADGSALFPGDLPPTGPAPRPLPRSAPSRVAIPSLGVSAPLMPLGLDGQGWIEAPPAGEPRLAGWYAGAPAPGENGTAVLVGHVDSAGGPAVFYGLGALEKGRTIRVTRKDGRTAVFEVYGIQVFDKRKFPARKVYGTTGRPELRVLTCGGTYAAGSGYAGNVVVFARMTGTA